Proteins encoded within one genomic window of Lysinibacillus louembei:
- a CDS encoding dihydrofolate reductase: MISLIVAHDKNRVIGYKNEMPWHLPGDLKYFKEMTMGKPVIMGRKTFESIGKALPGRRNIVITRNAAYVADNIEVVGSLEEALALVQDEPEIMVIGGEQIFKLALALADRLYITEIDYAFEGDTYFPAYEGWQLVSEREPVQAKEGYFFKYCIYEK; this comes from the coding sequence ATGATTTCATTAATCGTAGCACATGATAAAAATCGAGTAATTGGCTATAAAAACGAGATGCCTTGGCATTTACCAGGAGATTTAAAGTATTTTAAGGAAATGACAATGGGCAAACCTGTCATTATGGGACGCAAAACATTTGAATCCATTGGCAAAGCACTACCAGGAAGACGCAATATTGTGATTACACGCAATGCGGCATATGTGGCAGACAATATTGAAGTAGTGGGAAGCTTAGAGGAGGCATTAGCATTGGTTCAGGACGAGCCTGAAATTATGGTAATTGGTGGCGAACAAATTTTTAAGCTGGCATTAGCGCTAGCGGATCGTTTATACATTACTGAGATTGATTATGCATTTGAGGGTGATACATATTTCCCTGCATATGAGGGCTGGCAGCTTGTGAGTGAACGTGAGCCAGTACAAGCGAAGGAAGGTTATTTCTTCAAGTATTGTATTTATGAAAAATAA
- a CDS encoding ABC transporter permease, producing MLKLIQNEWMKLWHQKATWVMLGILVVAIVGVGGLNKYYEETDPRDWHVVEKEKIEQLSKEEDAYSQEQVMIAEHRLVHDIAPPNGMTAVSFLDFSAQLIMFVTLFAVIVGASIVSSEFSTGTIKMLLTRPASRAKILTSKLVTTFLYGFFMLAVNFALAGIVGLILFSSSNGTVLEVVNGQVQEADVWGNLIEFAALSLGDFAMSILFAFLIGSVFRSSALAIGLTMFLSFTGSMVVMLLSQYWFTKYIWLAHTGLTQYAQGGQHILPGVTMSFSLAVLAVYAILFIVASYWSFMKRDVTA from the coding sequence TTGCTGAAGCTCATACAAAATGAATGGATGAAATTATGGCATCAAAAAGCAACATGGGTGATGCTAGGTATTTTAGTTGTAGCGATCGTTGGTGTTGGAGGGCTGAATAAATATTATGAAGAAACCGACCCGCGCGATTGGCATGTTGTAGAAAAAGAAAAAATCGAACAGCTTTCTAAGGAAGAGGATGCATATTCACAGGAGCAAGTGATGATTGCTGAACACCGATTAGTACATGATATTGCTCCACCAAATGGCATGACTGCTGTGAGCTTTCTAGATTTCAGTGCACAGCTTATAATGTTTGTGACACTGTTTGCAGTCATTGTTGGAGCAAGCATCGTATCGAGTGAATTTTCAACAGGCACAATTAAAATGCTGCTGACACGTCCAGCTTCGCGCGCGAAAATTTTAACATCGAAGCTTGTTACGACCTTCCTCTACGGCTTTTTTATGCTAGCTGTGAATTTTGCGTTAGCAGGAATCGTTGGACTTATTTTATTCTCAAGTAGTAATGGAACGGTGTTAGAGGTTGTCAATGGGCAGGTGCAAGAAGCTGATGTATGGGGGAATTTAATAGAATTCGCAGCATTATCATTAGGAGATTTTGCGATGTCGATTCTTTTTGCCTTTTTAATTGGCTCAGTGTTCCGTTCAAGTGCATTGGCGATTGGGTTAACGATGTTTTTATCATTTACAGGTAGCATGGTCGTCATGCTGCTTAGCCAATATTGGTTTACAAAATATATATGGCTTGCGCATACAGGCTTAACGCAATATGCACAGGGCGGTCAGCATATACTGCCTGGTGTGACGATGTCATTTTCACTTGCAGTATTAGCAGTCTACGCGATACTTTTCATCGTGGCGAGCTACTGGTCGTTTATGAAGCGTGATGTGACGGCGTAA
- a CDS encoding exosporium glycoprotein BclB-related protein, translating to MTNKYFRQHSGCGCSGGGGSCGRSGSANCTSSGPFQAIDQACIVTPPGNGVTGGSIIPFSSGTIPAVLTTLVGGLVGTGSLVGFGTSVPGVSILGGAITLPLGTLALPVTEAFSVPRAGTLTAISASFTATVLVALGSYTVNAQVYRAPAGSTTYTELVGATVDLSPDLTGPIALAQTVQGTATLPSIPVAAGDTLIMVFTASGTGALLDAAIITGTASAGLNIA from the coding sequence ATGACAAATAAATATTTCAGACAGCATAGCGGGTGCGGTTGTTCGGGAGGTGGCGGTTCATGCGGACGTTCAGGTTCTGCGAATTGTACATCTAGCGGACCGTTCCAAGCGATTGATCAGGCTTGTATCGTAACGCCACCAGGTAACGGTGTGACAGGTGGATCAATTATTCCATTTTCTTCTGGTACAATACCAGCAGTTTTAACTACACTTGTAGGTGGTTTAGTTGGAACAGGAAGCTTGGTAGGCTTTGGTACGTCTGTGCCAGGTGTTTCTATATTAGGTGGTGCGATTACCTTACCACTTGGAACACTTGCATTACCTGTAACAGAGGCATTCTCAGTACCACGCGCAGGTACATTAACAGCGATTTCTGCATCGTTTACAGCAACGGTTTTAGTTGCGTTAGGTAGCTACACAGTGAATGCACAAGTGTATCGCGCACCAGCAGGTAGCACAACGTATACAGAATTAGTTGGTGCAACGGTTGATTTGAGCCCAGATTTAACAGGTCCTATTGCATTAGCACAAACAGTACAAGGAACTGCAACATTACCGTCAATTCCAGTAGCAGCAGGTGACACATTAATTATGGTATTTACAGCATCAGGCACTGGTGCATTATTAGATGCGGCTATTATTACAGGTACAGCAAGTGCTGGTTTAAATATCGCATAA
- a CDS encoding VOC family protein — protein sequence MKINRIDHVSINVHNLSEAKAFFVDLGLEVKAEWELQGEQLDTIVGLPNVKTACVGLGMPDGQVWVELVKFHSPSDEQGIQQSSANTLGIRHICFAVEDIEAIIAKLKLKGTEIFSEIQQYEESYKLCYVRGPEGIILELAEKIK from the coding sequence ATGAAAATTAACAGAATAGATCATGTAAGCATAAACGTCCATAATCTTTCTGAGGCGAAAGCCTTTTTTGTTGATTTAGGGCTTGAAGTAAAAGCAGAATGGGAATTACAAGGCGAACAATTAGACACAATCGTGGGACTTCCTAACGTGAAAACCGCATGTGTGGGGCTAGGGATGCCAGATGGTCAAGTATGGGTAGAGCTAGTTAAATTTCATTCACCATCAGACGAACAAGGCATTCAACAATCTTCTGCCAATACACTAGGTATTCGACATATTTGCTTTGCTGTTGAAGATATCGAAGCAATTATAGCAAAGCTGAAACTGAAGGGTACGGAAATTTTTAGTGAGATACAGCAATATGAAGAAAGCTATAAGCTATGCTACGTCCGCGGTCCAGAGGGAATTATTTTAGAGCTAGCAGAGAAAATTAAATAA
- a CDS encoding ABC transporter ATP-binding protein produces the protein MLQLQNVTFSYVRKPVLQQLSLNIAQGQMIGLVGENGSGKSTLLQLITGILQPTEGQILLNGAPVTRRSASQIAFLPDTDLFYDFYTAEQLFRFYETQFADFSYDKANIIGEFLEIERGRKLRQLSKGQRGRVKMAATLGREVPLYVMDEPFAGLDPLVKESLLKGLIQFTDMETQTILLSTHELYEVEPILDEVLLLRDGHIAAQGQLEMIRDEHNQNAVEWMKERMK, from the coding sequence ATGCTACAGCTACAAAATGTGACGTTTTCCTATGTGCGTAAGCCCGTTTTACAGCAGCTTTCACTGAATATTGCTCAAGGGCAAATGATTGGACTTGTCGGGGAAAATGGCAGCGGGAAATCGACGTTATTGCAATTAATAACAGGTATTTTACAACCGACAGAAGGGCAGATTTTGCTTAACGGGGCACCTGTAACACGGAGAAGTGCGAGCCAAATTGCCTTTTTACCTGATACCGATTTATTTTATGATTTTTATACAGCAGAGCAGTTATTCCGTTTTTATGAAACGCAGTTTGCGGATTTTTCCTATGACAAGGCGAATATCATTGGCGAGTTTTTAGAAATTGAACGTGGACGAAAATTGCGTCAGCTATCGAAGGGACAGCGTGGGCGTGTGAAGATGGCGGCCACCTTAGGGCGTGAAGTACCCCTCTATGTCATGGATGAACCATTTGCAGGCTTAGACCCACTCGTGAAAGAGTCATTGCTGAAAGGGCTAATTCAATTTACGGACATGGAAACGCAAACAATTTTATTATCAACACATGAATTGTACGAGGTCGAGCCAATTTTAGATGAGGTATTACTGCTGCGCGATGGGCATATCGCAGCACAAGGGCAGCTTGAAATGATACGAGATGAGCACAACCAAAATGCAGTCGAGTGGATGAAAGAGAGGATGAAATAA
- a CDS encoding GntR family transcriptional regulator, with protein sequence MMTDFTRDKPIYSQLVDRICGEIIKGHLRLGDKLPSVREYAVESGVNVNTVQRVYKELELMQLTETKRGQGTFITMDEARIHQLRDEMKAQLADHFLSSIEALGFSQEEMLQVLQQRGKA encoded by the coding sequence ATCATGACAGATTTTACGCGCGATAAACCGATTTATAGTCAGCTGGTGGATCGAATTTGTGGGGAAATTATTAAGGGGCATTTGCGTTTAGGTGATAAGTTACCTTCCGTGCGGGAGTACGCTGTCGAGAGTGGTGTGAATGTCAATACGGTACAACGTGTCTATAAGGAGCTGGAGCTGATGCAATTAACGGAAACGAAAAGAGGACAAGGGACATTTATTACGATGGATGAAGCGCGCATTCATCAGCTACGTGATGAAATGAAGGCGCAGCTTGCAGATCATTTTTTGTCATCGATTGAGGCGCTCGGCTTTTCGCAAGAGGAAATGCTTCAAGTGTTACAGCAAAGGGGGAAAGCCTGA
- a CDS encoding ABC transporter ATP-binding protein, translated as MAQQPIVQLRNLTKVIRGKKLIDNLQLDLYPGQITGFLGPNGAGKTTTIRMMTGLMHPTEGEILIEGQSLKEHYEEAISKVGVIVENPEMYKYMSGYKNLLHFARMHQNVDKARIQEVVQQVGLENRIHEKVSTYSLGMRQRLGLAQALLHRPKFLILDEPTNGLDPAGIREFRTYLRKIAAEEGVSVFVSSHLLSEMELMCDRIAIIQNGQLIDIREVQNEAQTVYYVEAEPLTKVQEVAKALAIDYSAKEKGLELHITKEQVPQLVTALVAQEVQIFAIQPQQKTLEEQFLEMTGGGQIAEAHTK; from the coding sequence ATGGCACAACAGCCAATTGTACAGCTACGCAATTTGACGAAAGTGATTCGCGGGAAAAAGCTAATTGATAATCTTCAATTAGACTTATATCCAGGGCAAATTACAGGCTTTTTAGGACCAAATGGTGCGGGTAAAACGACAACAATCCGTATGATGACGGGGTTAATGCACCCAACAGAAGGTGAGATTTTAATTGAAGGGCAGTCTTTAAAAGAGCATTATGAGGAAGCAATCAGCAAAGTAGGCGTTATCGTAGAAAATCCTGAAATGTATAAATATATGTCAGGCTATAAAAATTTACTGCATTTTGCACGCATGCACCAAAATGTTGACAAAGCACGTATTCAAGAGGTTGTGCAGCAGGTCGGGCTGGAAAATCGCATTCATGAAAAGGTATCGACGTATTCGCTAGGCATGCGCCAGCGTTTAGGGCTAGCACAGGCACTTTTACATCGTCCGAAATTTTTAATTTTGGATGAACCAACGAATGGCTTAGACCCTGCTGGGATTCGCGAATTCCGCACATATTTACGTAAAATTGCCGCAGAGGAAGGTGTGTCGGTGTTCGTATCGAGTCACTTACTGTCAGAAATGGAGCTAATGTGTGACCGCATCGCCATTATTCAAAATGGACAGCTCATCGACATACGTGAGGTACAAAATGAAGCACAAACAGTTTATTATGTGGAAGCTGAGCCTTTAACGAAAGTACAGGAGGTAGCAAAAGCATTAGCTATCGACTACAGTGCGAAAGAAAAGGGCTTGGAGCTGCATATAACAAAAGAGCAAGTGCCGCAGCTTGTTACCGCACTTGTGGCGCAAGAAGTTCAAATTTTTGCGATACAGCCACAGCAAAAAACATTGGAAGAACAATTCCTAGAAATGACAGGAGGCGGGCAAATTGCTGAAGCTCATACAAAATGA